A part of Salvelinus alpinus chromosome 5, SLU_Salpinus.1, whole genome shotgun sequence genomic DNA contains:
- the LOC139577035 gene encoding protein FAM219A-like isoform X1 has product MMEEIPVDRFQVPSAVQAEMQPLDPASSTASSSEADSDTREGEPVTINYKPSPLQMKIEKQRELARKGSLKNGNAGSPVNQQPKKNNVMARTRLVVPNKGYSSLDQSPDEKPLVALDTDSDDDFDMSRYSSSGYSSAEVRCVRDQQINQDLNIQLLKDGYRLDEIPDDEDLDLILPKSVNPTCMCCQATSSTACQIQ; this is encoded by the exons ATGATGGAAGAGATACCGGTAGATAGATTTCAGGTGCCTAGCGCTGTTCAGGCGGAGATGCAGCCGCTT gacccAGCATCGTCCACGGCTTCTTCTTCGGAGGCAGACTCAGACACGAGGGAGGGTGAGCCAGTCACTATTAACTACAAGCCCTCTCCTCTGCAGATGAAGATAG AGAAACAGCGAGAGCTGGCCAGGAAGGGATCACTGAAGAATGGCAATGCAGGAAGTCCAGTGAACCAGCAGCCCAAGAAGAACAATGTCATGGCCAGAACACG gCTGGTGGTGCCCAATAAGGGCTACTCCtccttagaccagagccctgatGAGAAGCCCCTGGTGGCCCTAGATACAGACAG TGACGATGACTTCGACATGTCCAGATACTCCTCATCGGGATACTCCTCAGCCGAGGTGAGATGTGTGAGGGACCAG CAAATCAACCAGGACCTGAATATCCAGCTGTTGAAGGATGGTTACCGGCTGGACGAGATCCCTGACGACGAAGACCTGGACCTGATCCTGCCCAAATCTGTCAACCCCACCTGCATGTGCTGCCAAGCCACCTCCTCCACCGCCTGTCAAATCCAGTAG
- the LOC139577035 gene encoding protein FAM219A-like isoform X2 translates to MMEEIPVDRFQVPSAVQAEMQPLDPASSTASSSEADSDTREGEPVTINYKPSPLQMKIEKQRELARKGSLKNGNAGSPVNQQPKKNNVMARTRLVVPNKGYSSLDQSPDEKPLVALDTDSDDDFDMSRYSSSGYSSAEQINQDLNIQLLKDGYRLDEIPDDEDLDLILPKSVNPTCMCCQATSSTACQIQ, encoded by the exons ATGATGGAAGAGATACCGGTAGATAGATTTCAGGTGCCTAGCGCTGTTCAGGCGGAGATGCAGCCGCTT gacccAGCATCGTCCACGGCTTCTTCTTCGGAGGCAGACTCAGACACGAGGGAGGGTGAGCCAGTCACTATTAACTACAAGCCCTCTCCTCTGCAGATGAAGATAG AGAAACAGCGAGAGCTGGCCAGGAAGGGATCACTGAAGAATGGCAATGCAGGAAGTCCAGTGAACCAGCAGCCCAAGAAGAACAATGTCATGGCCAGAACACG gCTGGTGGTGCCCAATAAGGGCTACTCCtccttagaccagagccctgatGAGAAGCCCCTGGTGGCCCTAGATACAGACAG TGACGATGACTTCGACATGTCCAGATACTCCTCATCGGGATACTCCTCAGCCGAG CAAATCAACCAGGACCTGAATATCCAGCTGTTGAAGGATGGTTACCGGCTGGACGAGATCCCTGACGACGAAGACCTGGACCTGATCCTGCCCAAATCTGTCAACCCCACCTGCATGTGCTGCCAAGCCACCTCCTCCACCGCCTGTCAAATCCAGTAG
- the klf9 gene encoding Krueppel-like factor 9, producing the protein MSEVDLAAECLVSIANRRPPEDHCPDAKPKEDMSKENQENRTLLMVAMILLDLNKCNQITRSETCGGGSRCLGQSDANSMVNGSLCGHRVSGDTARAQHTSTEKQSRNKKAVIVHVSSEKRHCCPFSGCGKMYGKSSHLKAHLRVHTGERPFQCTWPDCTKRFSRSDELTRHYRTHTGEKRFTCPLCDKCFMRSDHLTKHARRHAGFHPSMLQGPTVRRSRSSASFSSCDSGDQSPTEV; encoded by the exons ATGTCGGAGGTTGATCTCGCTGCTGAGTGTTTAGTCTCCATCGCTAACCGCCGGCCACCGGAAGACCACTGTCCCGATGCCAAACCGAAAGAAGACATGTCGAAAGAGAACCAAGAAAACAGGACTTTGTTAATGGTGGCGATGATTTTGCTCGACCTGAACAAATGTAACCAGATAACACGCAGTGAGACATGTGGTGGGGGTAGTAGATGTCTGGGCCAAAGTGATGCCAACAGCATGGTTAACGGATCCCTGTGTGGTCACAGGGTGAGCGGGGACACTGCAAGGGCGCAACATACCTCGACAGAAAAGCAGTCACGGAACAAGAAGGCTGTGATTGTGCATGTGTCCTCAGAGAAGAGACATTGTTGCCCGTTCAGCGGCTGTGGGAAGATGTATGGCAAGTCTTCCCACCTTAAAGCCCACCTTAGAGTGCACACTG GTGAGAGGCCATTCCAGTGTACCTGGCCAGACTGCACTAAGAGGTTTTCGCGTTCAGACGAGTTGACACGCCACTACCGAACACATACGGGGGAGAAGCGCTTCACCTGCCCGCTATGTGACAAGTGTTTCATGAGGAGTGATCATCTGACCAAACACGCCCGCCGCCACGCAGGCTTTCACCCCAGCATGCTTCAGGGCCCCACAGTCAGAAGAAGCCGCTCCtccgcctccttctcctcctgcgACTCTGGAGACCAGAGCCCTACTGAGGTGtga